In Kordiimonas pumila, a single genomic region encodes these proteins:
- a CDS encoding MarC family protein has product MYEAYVTAFIALFVIIDPVGMAPIFAGLTQGAPVSYQRKMAIKGTIVATIILAFFALVGKGFLETLGISMSALRVAGGLMLFVIALEMVFDKRTPRKEEAAHKLDEIFDDISVFPLAMPMLAGPGAIATTMLLMSRQTGHIEMQGAILAALLTVMIITLVVFFLAGGIMRIVGPTVNAVITRVLGVILAALAAQYVLDGLKVAFLGHV; this is encoded by the coding sequence ATGTATGAAGCTTACGTAACCGCCTTTATTGCGCTTTTTGTAATCATTGATCCCGTGGGGATGGCCCCTATTTTTGCCGGGCTTACACAAGGCGCACCTGTTTCCTATCAACGTAAAATGGCGATTAAGGGCACCATTGTTGCCACCATCATTCTGGCGTTCTTTGCCCTTGTAGGTAAGGGCTTTCTTGAAACATTGGGCATTTCCATGAGCGCCCTTCGGGTTGCAGGCGGCCTTATGCTGTTTGTGATTGCCCTTGAAATGGTGTTCGACAAACGCACCCCGCGCAAGGAAGAAGCCGCCCACAAGCTTGACGAAATTTTTGATGATATTTCTGTCTTCCCACTGGCTATGCCCATGCTTGCAGGGCCGGGTGCTATTGCCACCACCATGCTGCTGATGAGCCGCCAAACAGGCCATATCGAAATGCAGGGCGCGATCCTCGCCGCACTGCTAACCGTGATGATTATTACACTGGTCGTGTTTTTTCTGGCGGGCGGCATTATGCGTATTGTTGGCCCCACGGTGAATGCCGTTATCACCCGCGTTCTTGGTGTCATTCTGGCGGCACTTGCCGCACAGTATGTGCTAGACGGGCTGAAAGTAGCGTTTCTAGGCCACGTTTAA
- a CDS encoding MAPEG family protein yields the protein MPDKLIFIPVLVQVMLTLYIYIRISIAKTAAYKAGLVNPSRRALYDDAWPENVIQLNNNLRNQFELPVLFYLLVLVLWLLNAIDIFAHITAWLFVTSRFVHAYVHTGTNYVPLRRKVFIYGTLMVMVLVVLTLKAIVL from the coding sequence ATGCCAGATAAACTGATTTTTATACCTGTTCTCGTGCAGGTTATGCTCACGCTTTATATTTACATCAGGATCAGTATAGCCAAAACAGCCGCGTACAAAGCCGGGCTGGTCAACCCTAGCCGACGCGCTCTTTATGATGATGCCTGGCCTGAGAATGTTATCCAGCTTAATAACAACCTTAGAAACCAGTTTGAACTACCGGTTTTGTTTTATCTGCTGGTACTAGTGTTATGGCTTTTGAATGCAATTGATATTTTCGCCCACATTACAGCATGGCTTTTTGTAACAAGCCGGTTTGTGCATGCATATGTGCACACTGGCACAAACTATGTGCCACTCCGGCGCAAAGTTTTTATTTATGGCACTTTAATGGTTATGGTCCTTGTGGTTTTAACCTTAAAGGCCATAGTCTTATAA
- a CDS encoding TonB-dependent receptor: protein MTSYSFKKSCSMLALYSAAATAFAVPVVAQDADTDKQGNALLEEILVTATKKSALQNAQDVPVAVTAFGERQLDAVQFRDLESLSFKMPNVSLDDIGTSRGVANFTIRGIGVNSSIPSIDPTVGVFVDGVYLGLISGVVFDQFDLASVEVLRGPQGLLFGRNVTGGAVLMNTIKPSFETKVRARAAYESGDNFILNGTLTGPVIEDKLALKLAVHYNNDGGYFDNLVTGTKVGKAETLIFRPAFTLRASDDVEVTVRYEHGDAEGDGPVTQNRGLYDRTTFDLGYDNIGYYDNTWDQLIGEINIDVGTGAITNITGWRKSKGLSGGDIDGTPLALFHSDALTEAEQFSNELRYNGTFENFDLTAGLFYFDQDLVYREHRFLLFGAADYTGGGDQSQSTKAAFASVDYNLSDTLTLNVGLRYTKEKKAADIATLPLNGCAIDTTPCSYDFADEESWDSWSPKIGLQWTPKDDMQVYGFFTQGYRSGGYNMRNTSPTASPGPFGQEKQNSFELGLKLDNADKTIRLNAAAFYNKLYDLQREVNLPDPTAGVVQIIRNTADARVMGFEAELIAQLHENLTFTGSIGVLDDKYTSAIYDISGDGVVDDGDTALQLPRLAPVTWGAGLRYSAPVADWGSLSAGVNFNHRDQSYYNDANTAILDAVDMLDASITLGVMDDSVKFTVFGKNLLNEVYAGGETLLPFGPGHTLSPLKKGRVFGVEAKYSF, encoded by the coding sequence GTGACATCTTATTCTTTTAAGAAATCATGCAGCATGCTCGCGCTCTATTCAGCGGCTGCAACAGCGTTTGCCGTACCGGTAGTGGCACAAGACGCTGATACAGATAAACAAGGTAACGCTTTACTCGAAGAAATACTGGTAACAGCAACCAAAAAATCGGCACTACAAAATGCGCAGGATGTACCTGTTGCGGTAACCGCTTTTGGGGAACGCCAACTCGATGCCGTACAGTTCCGCGATCTTGAAAGCCTGTCTTTCAAAATGCCAAACGTATCTCTTGATGATATTGGCACCTCACGCGGTGTGGCGAACTTCACCATTCGCGGTATTGGTGTAAACAGCTCCATTCCTTCAATCGACCCAACAGTGGGTGTGTTTGTGGATGGTGTTTATCTGGGCCTTATTTCTGGCGTTGTGTTTGATCAGTTTGATCTGGCAAGCGTTGAGGTTCTACGCGGTCCGCAAGGTCTTCTGTTTGGTCGTAACGTAACGGGTGGCGCGGTTTTGATGAATACCATCAAGCCAAGCTTTGAAACAAAGGTGCGCGCACGTGCGGCGTATGAAAGTGGTGATAATTTTATTTTGAACGGTACGCTTACTGGCCCGGTCATTGAAGACAAGCTCGCACTAAAGCTTGCTGTTCATTACAATAACGACGGTGGTTACTTTGATAACCTTGTAACAGGCACGAAAGTGGGTAAAGCGGAAACATTGATCTTCCGCCCTGCCTTTACACTGCGCGCGTCTGATGATGTTGAGGTCACAGTACGCTACGAACACGGCGATGCTGAAGGTGATGGCCCTGTAACACAGAACCGCGGTCTATATGATCGCACCACCTTTGATCTTGGCTATGACAATATTGGTTACTATGACAACACATGGGACCAGTTGATCGGCGAAATAAATATAGATGTAGGTACTGGGGCTATTACCAACATTACGGGCTGGCGTAAAAGTAAGGGCTTAAGTGGTGGCGATATTGATGGCACACCGCTTGCTCTCTTTCACTCAGATGCGCTTACAGAAGCAGAGCAGTTCAGTAATGAATTACGCTATAATGGTACATTCGAAAACTTTGACCTGACTGCAGGCCTGTTCTATTTTGATCAGGACTTGGTGTACCGTGAACACCGGTTTCTGCTGTTTGGCGCTGCGGATTATACTGGCGGTGGTGATCAATCGCAGTCAACAAAGGCAGCCTTTGCAAGTGTAGACTATAACCTGTCAGACACACTGACACTGAACGTTGGCTTGCGGTATACAAAAGAGAAAAAAGCGGCTGATATTGCAACCTTGCCACTCAATGGCTGTGCTATTGATACAACCCCTTGTAGCTATGATTTCGCAGATGAAGAAAGCTGGGATAGCTGGTCGCCAAAAATTGGCCTGCAATGGACACCAAAAGACGATATGCAAGTTTATGGTTTCTTTACGCAGGGCTACAGGTCTGGTGGCTATAATATGCGGAACACCTCACCCACAGCCTCTCCCGGTCCGTTTGGGCAGGAAAAACAGAACTCGTTTGAACTGGGTTTGAAACTTGATAATGCTGATAAAACCATTCGTTTGAACGCAGCGGCTTTCTATAACAAGCTCTATGATCTGCAGCGGGAGGTTAACCTACCTGACCCTACGGCTGGTGTAGTTCAGATTATTAGGAATACTGCGGATGCCCGCGTGATGGGCTTTGAAGCCGAACTTATTGCTCAGCTTCATGAAAACCTCACATTCACGGGGTCTATTGGTGTGCTGGATGATAAATATACCTCTGCCATCTATGACATTAGCGGTGACGGGGTTGTTGATGACGGCGATACCGCCTTGCAGTTGCCGCGTCTTGCACCTGTCACATGGGGCGCTGGTTTGCGCTATTCTGCACCCGTTGCTGATTGGGGCTCTCTGTCTGCGGGCGTAAACTTCAATCATAGAGACCAGTCTTATTATAACGATGCCAATACGGCTATTTTGGATGCGGTTGATATGCTGGATGCCAGCATCACGCTGGGTGTGATGGACGATAGTGTTAAGTTTACCGTGTTTGGTAAAAACCTGCTGAATGAAGTGTATGCAGGCGGCGAAACGCTGTTGCCATTTGGTCCTGGCCATACTCTTTCACCGCTTAAAAAGGGTCGAGTGTTTGGTGTAGAAGCGAAATACAGCTTCTAG
- a CDS encoding glutathione S-transferase N-terminal domain-containing protein encodes MMKLYYSITSPYSRKVLLTAKSLGYGDQITLVLGSSLEAGSTLHTINPLAKVPALQLDNGQVIFDSPVIVEYFLGLAGAEQSGPAYFRQRQIEAVADGLMDAAVAKTMETRRPDGAPSDFWMGRWETAILRSAAYTEATFMEDLDSWQFGTIGLACALDYVCFRQPDINWQQAAPKLATWYETVCQKPAMVETDPRKG; translated from the coding sequence ATGATGAAGCTTTATTATTCCATTACATCGCCTTATTCCCGCAAAGTGCTGTTAACCGCAAAAAGCCTTGGTTACGGCGACCAGATTACGCTGGTGCTTGGTAGCTCTCTCGAGGCGGGCAGCACGCTCCATACCATTAACCCGCTTGCTAAAGTGCCAGCGCTGCAACTGGATAACGGGCAAGTTATTTTTGATAGCCCGGTGATTGTGGAATATTTTCTGGGGCTTGCGGGTGCAGAGCAGTCTGGCCCCGCTTATTTCCGCCAGCGCCAGATTGAGGCTGTGGCAGACGGCCTTATGGATGCGGCTGTTGCTAAAACAATGGAAACACGCCGCCCGGACGGGGCACCATCAGACTTCTGGATGGGGCGCTGGGAAACTGCAATATTGCGCAGCGCGGCCTATACAGAGGCAACCTTTATGGAGGACCTTGATAGCTGGCAGTTTGGCACCATTGGCCTTGCCTGCGCGCTTGATTATGTATGCTTCCGCCAACCAGATATTAACTGGCAGCAAGCTGCGCCAAAACTTGCTACATGGTATGAAACAGTATGCCAAAAGCCAGCGATGGTAGAAACTGACCCCAGAAAAGGCTAA
- the folD gene encoding bifunctional methylenetetrahydrofolate dehydrogenase/methenyltetrahydrofolate cyclohydrolase FolD, producing the protein MTARIIDGKAFAEKVRAHVAEDVLAVKSKYGITPGLAVVIVGEDPASQVYVRSKVKQTAEAGMNSFHFEMPSDTPEAALIAKVQELNADPRVNGILVQLPLPKHMNEATVIETIVPEKDVDGFHVINTGLLAIGDKKAMVPCTPLGCLMMLQETLGDLSGKKAVVVGRSNIVGKPMAQLLLNANCTVTIAHSRTADLKAEVMAADIVVAAVGRPEMVPGSWLKKGATVIDVGINRIPAPELGEGKNRLVGDVDFASAAEVAGAITPVPGGVGPMTIACLLRNTVTATCRQNRIDL; encoded by the coding sequence ATGACCGCACGCATTATTGATGGAAAAGCCTTTGCAGAAAAGGTTCGCGCCCATGTCGCTGAAGATGTGCTAGCCGTTAAATCAAAATACGGCATAACACCCGGTCTTGCCGTTGTCATTGTAGGGGAAGACCCTGCAAGCCAAGTATATGTCCGCAGTAAAGTGAAGCAAACAGCCGAAGCTGGCATGAACAGTTTTCACTTTGAAATGCCCTCTGACACCCCTGAGGCTGCTCTTATCGCGAAGGTACAGGAACTAAACGCTGACCCCCGCGTGAACGGTATCCTCGTACAGTTACCATTACCAAAACACATGAACGAAGCGACCGTCATTGAAACCATTGTGCCTGAAAAAGATGTGGATGGCTTTCATGTCATCAACACAGGGCTGCTGGCAATTGGTGACAAAAAAGCCATGGTGCCCTGCACGCCGCTTGGTTGCCTGATGATGCTACAGGAAACACTCGGCGATCTTTCCGGCAAAAAGGCCGTGGTTGTTGGCCGGTCAAACATTGTTGGCAAGCCCATGGCGCAACTTCTGCTTAATGCGAATTGCACAGTGACCATCGCCCACAGCCGCACAGCAGACCTCAAGGCAGAAGTTATGGCTGCTGATATTGTGGTTGCCGCCGTTGGCAGGCCAGAGATGGTCCCCGGTAGCTGGCTAAAAAAAGGCGCAACTGTGATTGATGTGGGCATTAACCGCATCCCGGCCCCTGAACTGGGCGAGGGTAAAAACCGGCTGGTCGGGGATGTTGATTTTGCAAGCGCGGCAGAGGTTGCAGGCGCCATCACACCAGTGCCCGGCGGCGTTGGCCCCATGACAATTGCCTGCCTTCTAAGAAACACAGTAACCGCAACATGCCGGCAAAACCGTATAGACCTTTAA
- a CDS encoding DUF167 domain-containing protein: protein MLKSHENGVILSIKLTPKASKNALVRIGLDQDNHKVLYASVTAVPEKGKANTALIKLLSKELGQPKSAFQLISGELSRRKTVLILGESDALTASLRASITALQLPEK from the coding sequence GTGCTGAAATCGCATGAAAATGGGGTTATTCTTTCTATTAAGTTAACCCCAAAGGCCTCTAAAAACGCCCTTGTTAGAATTGGCCTTGATCAAGACAATCACAAGGTGCTCTATGCATCCGTTACTGCTGTGCCTGAAAAAGGCAAAGCAAATACAGCCCTCATAAAGCTGCTGTCAAAAGAGCTGGGGCAACCCAAATCAGCTTTCCAGCTTATAAGCGGCGAACTATCACGGCGTAAAACAGTGCTCATCTTGGGTGAAAGCGACGCCCTTACAGCATCGCTGCGGGCCTCTATTACCGCGCTTCAGTTGCCAGAAAAATAA
- a CDS encoding YggT family protein — translation MVAVFWLINTVLDLFKFVLIAYVILSWLVAFNILNTHQQFVRSIMNFLSSLVEPAVRPIRRIIPPINGVDLSVLALFLLIAFVQILINTSIAPLFF, via the coding sequence ATGGTTGCTGTTTTTTGGCTTATAAATACGGTACTTGATCTATTTAAATTCGTGCTGATTGCCTATGTGATATTAAGCTGGCTGGTGGCCTTTAATATCCTGAATACACATCAGCAATTTGTAAGATCTATCATGAATTTTCTCAGCAGCCTTGTAGAGCCTGCGGTGCGGCCCATCAGGCGCATTATTCCCCCTATAAACGGTGTTGATTTGTCTGTTCTAGCATTGTTTTTGCTCATCGCGTTTGTGCAGATTTTAATTAACACATCAATCGCGCCTCTGTTTTTCTAG
- a CDS encoding AEC family transporter, translated as MAEIFTIIAPVFLIMLLGFGLGKTKLFPENASDTLVAFVWNVAIPALMFRAMASKELPHASEMLFVAGYYFSLYIVYAIAYFSGRWLFGFTVAEGAVFSIATCFANGAFLGIPLVEGAYGHEGVRLLLMLLGFHSLTLIPITTMIVEGASKTEDGPGMWSRTFASIRQNPILLALFTALLWSALALPFPDWLDKVLALPAMAASPVGLFAVGLTLANVEIAGNHTHSMVAVTLKLVFLPFIVFVFTRYAMHLPDLWVAVATLFACLPTGMIAYSFANRYGVGARRAATTVLVSTCFSVLTIALVLLALHALLPNAGA; from the coding sequence GTGGCAGAGATATTCACAATCATAGCCCCTGTTTTCCTGATCATGCTTTTGGGGTTTGGCCTTGGTAAAACCAAGCTGTTTCCTGAAAATGCGTCAGACACGCTTGTTGCCTTTGTGTGGAATGTGGCTATTCCGGCGCTTATGTTCCGGGCTATGGCCTCCAAAGAACTGCCACATGCGAGCGAAATGCTGTTTGTGGCAGGCTATTATTTCAGCCTTTATATTGTCTATGCGATTGCCTATTTCTCTGGCCGGTGGCTGTTTGGTTTTACGGTTGCGGAAGGTGCTGTGTTCTCTATTGCCACCTGTTTTGCGAACGGTGCCTTTCTTGGTATCCCGCTTGTTGAAGGGGCGTATGGTCATGAAGGTGTGCGCTTGCTGCTGATGCTGCTTGGCTTTCACAGCCTAACCCTTATTCCCATTACCACCATGATTGTTGAAGGGGCCTCAAAAACCGAGGACGGCCCCGGCATGTGGAGCCGTACTTTTGCCAGTATTCGGCAAAACCCTATATTGCTGGCGCTTTTCACAGCGCTTCTCTGGTCGGCGCTTGCGCTGCCATTCCCCGATTGGCTCGACAAGGTTTTGGCACTGCCTGCCATGGCGGCATCACCTGTTGGGCTGTTTGCTGTGGGCCTGACGCTCGCAAATGTTGAGATTGCGGGCAACCATACCCATTCAATGGTGGCGGTTACCCTCAAGCTGGTGTTTTTGCCGTTTATTGTGTTTGTATTCACCCGCTATGCTATGCACTTGCCCGACTTGTGGGTGGCGGTTGCTACGCTGTTTGCGTGTTTGCCAACCGGGATGATCGCCTATAGTTTTGCTAACCGTTACGGGGTGGGCGCCCGCCGCGCTGCCACAACTGTGCTGGTTTCCACCTGCTTTTCGGTGCTGACAATTGCGCTAGTTCTTTTGGCATTGCACGCGCTTTTGCCAAATGCCGGTGCTTAA
- a CDS encoding argininosuccinate synthase gives MSDKIKKVVLAYSGGLDTSIILKWLQVTYNCEVVTFTADLGQGEELEPARKKAEMLGIKDIFIEDLREEFVKDYVFPMFRANTVYEGQYLLGTSIARPLIAKRQIEIAAETGADAVCHGATGKGNDQVRFELGYYALNPGIKVIAPWREWDLHSRTDLINFAEQHQIPVPKDKRGESPFSVDANLLHTSSEGKALEDPWVAAEEYVYARTDDPVTQAPNEPEYIEVEFEKGDAVAINGVSLSPAMLLTKLNELGKKHGIGRLDLLENRFVGMKSRGIYETPGGTILLAAHRGIEQITLDKGAMHLKDEIMPKYAEVLYNGFWFSPEREMMQALIDKSQEFVAGTVRLMLYKGSANVVGRKSPYSLYSMEHVTFEEDSVYDQKDAAGFIKLNALRLKLLKRRGQH, from the coding sequence ATGTCAGATAAAATCAAAAAAGTAGTGCTGGCCTATTCGGGCGGGCTTGATACATCCATTATCCTCAAGTGGTTGCAGGTTACGTATAACTGTGAGGTGGTAACCTTCACGGCAGACCTTGGCCAAGGCGAGGAACTTGAACCAGCGCGTAAAAAAGCCGAGATGCTGGGCATCAAGGATATCTTCATTGAAGACCTACGCGAAGAATTTGTGAAAGACTATGTGTTCCCTATGTTCCGGGCCAACACCGTCTATGAAGGCCAGTATCTTTTAGGCACTTCTATCGCGCGGCCATTGATCGCCAAACGCCAGATCGAAATTGCGGCGGAAACTGGCGCTGATGCTGTGTGCCACGGCGCGACCGGCAAGGGCAACGATCAGGTACGGTTCGAGCTTGGCTATTATGCACTGAACCCCGGCATTAAGGTTATTGCCCCGTGGCGCGAATGGGACCTGCATTCCAGAACAGACCTGATTAACTTTGCCGAGCAGCACCAGATACCAGTACCAAAAGACAAGCGCGGCGAATCGCCGTTTTCTGTGGATGCAAACCTGCTGCACACATCAAGCGAAGGTAAAGCGCTTGAGGACCCATGGGTGGCGGCGGAAGAATATGTTTACGCCCGCACAGACGACCCGGTAACACAGGCACCAAACGAGCCTGAGTATATTGAGGTTGAATTTGAAAAGGGTGATGCTGTTGCGATTAACGGCGTTAGCCTGTCGCCTGCCATGCTGCTTACCAAACTGAACGAGCTTGGCAAAAAACACGGTATTGGTCGGCTTGACCTTCTGGAAAACCGTTTTGTTGGCATGAAATCGCGCGGGATATATGAAACGCCGGGCGGCACCATTTTGCTAGCAGCCCACCGGGGTATTGAGCAGATCACGCTTGATAAGGGCGCGATGCATCTCAAGGACGAGATTATGCCGAAGTATGCCGAAGTGCTGTATAATGGCTTTTGGTTCTCGCCAGAGCGTGAAATGATGCAGGCGCTGATTGACAAGAGCCAGGAATTTGTCGCGGGTACTGTGCGCCTGATGCTTTACAAGGGCAGCGCCAATGTTGTGGGCCGCAAAAGCCCCTATAGCCTTTATTCGATGGAACATGTAACCTTCGAGGAAGACAGCGTTTACGACCAGAAAGATGCAGCAGGCTTTATTAAGCTGAATGCGCTGCGCTTGAAGCTTCTGAAACGCCGCGGCCAGCACTAG
- a CDS encoding NHL repeat-containing protein — translation MAFFGTSVSFSSLFGVAGQQSSRTQIIGFDSSLISASVSAKLTQSSLRSLSAEDRAAYSIDLNANTVVPPWQQAEETSSLEARVRSVRELTKFIDLNDDILNSVKGNSDKTATFALYRALENLRVLAEYASADTTSKSSLDRLNAKFQEGFDQVRDYISTAELDKLSLFLGEKKYTTEAAVRTGKNGTGFDGSLVVDNPNEAIAGLTGTEVFTITLEKGGESDEVTVDLSTLSGALSLNNIVAHINEQIESVTALDDEGEEYVKYQTRFDIHRDGTSGRYGLQVDGTITEEVSFAAAVSEPTLYVTSSVSQLDDDYAITSRISEFNNLSGTLTLDDTTSFAAIDLEGTDIKERTKDIEEDDVDPAIAALRDKFRAEALESVTDDDDDDDEEDTDNTSSITNIDSDYKVNADTSASRIAVTSDGGIYVVGTSDGTFGHQINTASEQDVFLTKFDSEGNLVFSRLLGVSESAEAYGITVDSEDNVIIVGKTESALSTADAVSSENGDAFITKISKRGDEVFRYQLDTFAESGAYSVAVDSNDDIYVGGYTKSAISSSSGFSGGSDALILKLNGSTGKLTDSNVFGTSGNDVIRGIAVDANNNLVVAVEEGDNAVVYRVDGSDLTNHTSSVNLGNLGTSGSIQSITIDNANGAVYIAGVTTNASLNAGGAATLNETALGGQEGFVSGLTLSGTTDIAANFTTYLSTSGTDKIADVVVQDGVVYVAGSTTQTLAGETARGATDGFVARVDGSSGALGDVQQFGESLSRSNVTGIAFTNKGNSVLETLGLPTGAINADQTLDIESQTSAREGDFFYISIDGGTKKKITLEDGDTFDDIARKLKITGIGKIKVEVTSTSEGDKLKISTVDNGVAIDLLPGTGGRDLLERLGLEAGKLLPKNEVFDLNSDDDDEADSLGGVYGLKLDGELHIKDKTTAKYVLGLLDDAISTIQRAFRSLEYNPFRDLSNNSSKQGTVPQYLQNQIANFQSGLARLQSGSSSSVNFFV, via the coding sequence ATGGCTTTTTTTGGGACATCAGTCAGTTTTTCTAGCCTTTTTGGGGTTGCGGGCCAGCAGTCTTCCCGGACCCAAATTATTGGCTTTGACAGTTCCCTGATTTCAGCTTCTGTAAGTGCAAAACTAACCCAGTCATCCCTGCGGAGTTTGTCGGCAGAAGACCGGGCAGCCTATAGCATTGATCTGAACGCCAATACAGTTGTGCCGCCGTGGCAGCAGGCGGAAGAAACATCGTCACTTGAAGCGCGTGTGCGTTCAGTGCGAGAACTTACAAAATTCATAGACCTGAATGATGATATCTTGAACTCTGTTAAAGGAAATTCAGATAAAACCGCTACATTTGCATTGTACCGCGCGCTTGAAAACCTGCGCGTCCTTGCTGAGTATGCTTCTGCTGATACAACGTCCAAATCTTCCCTCGACCGACTGAATGCCAAGTTTCAAGAGGGGTTTGATCAGGTTAGGGATTATATTTCTACGGCTGAGCTGGATAAGCTATCGCTGTTTTTGGGGGAAAAGAAATATACCACCGAAGCCGCAGTTAGAACTGGTAAAAACGGTACCGGGTTTGATGGTTCGCTGGTGGTTGATAACCCTAATGAGGCTATAGCAGGGCTAACGGGCACTGAGGTGTTCACTATTACGCTTGAAAAAGGCGGCGAGTCTGACGAGGTGACGGTTGACCTCAGTACACTTTCAGGCGCGCTTTCCTTGAATAATATTGTGGCCCATATCAACGAGCAGATTGAATCTGTCACTGCACTTGACGACGAAGGCGAAGAATATGTCAAGTATCAGACCCGGTTTGATATTCACCGGGATGGTACATCTGGCAGATACGGTTTGCAGGTAGACGGCACTATCACGGAAGAGGTTTCTTTTGCAGCGGCCGTTAGTGAACCCACGCTTTATGTGACATCATCTGTGAGCCAGCTTGACGATGATTATGCCATTACCAGCCGCATTTCAGAATTTAATAACCTGAGCGGTACGCTCACACTTGACGATACAACATCTTTTGCAGCGATTGACCTTGAGGGAACTGATATCAAGGAACGCACAAAAGATATTGAAGAAGACGATGTTGACCCGGCGATTGCTGCCCTGCGTGACAAATTTAGGGCCGAGGCACTGGAATCTGTAACTGATGACGACGACGATGATGACGAAGAGGATACCGACAATACATCCTCGATCACCAATATAGACAGTGACTATAAGGTGAACGCTGATACGTCTGCCTCGCGTATTGCCGTGACCAGCGACGGCGGTATTTATGTGGTTGGTACGTCTGATGGTACTTTTGGCCACCAAATTAACACCGCAAGCGAGCAGGATGTTTTTCTGACCAAGTTTGATAGCGAGGGCAATCTTGTTTTCTCTCGGCTGTTAGGCGTGTCGGAGAGTGCGGAAGCTTATGGCATTACGGTGGACAGTGAAGACAATGTCATCATTGTTGGAAAAACGGAAAGTGCGCTTTCAACGGCAGACGCAGTGAGTAGTGAAAACGGAGATGCGTTTATCACAAAAATAAGCAAGCGCGGTGACGAGGTCTTTCGCTACCAGTTGGACACTTTTGCTGAATCGGGTGCTTATTCGGTTGCGGTCGATTCAAACGATGACATTTATGTTGGTGGCTATACAAAATCAGCTATCAGTTCTTCCTCCGGTTTTTCCGGTGGCAGCGATGCCTTGATCCTTAAACTGAATGGCAGCACAGGCAAGCTGACTGATTCCAATGTTTTTGGTACCAGCGGGAATGACGTGATCCGCGGTATTGCAGTTGATGCAAATAACAATCTGGTCGTAGCGGTTGAAGAAGGCGACAATGCGGTTGTTTACCGCGTTGATGGTTCTGACCTGACAAACCATACCAGCAGTGTGAACCTTGGTAACCTTGGGACAAGCGGGTCGATCCAGAGTATTACAATCGATAATGCGAACGGCGCGGTTTATATTGCCGGTGTAACAACAAACGCTAGTCTGAATGCAGGCGGTGCTGCAACGCTAAATGAAACTGCACTTGGCGGGCAGGAAGGCTTTGTAAGTGGCTTGACACTTTCTGGCACAACGGACATTGCGGCAAACTTCACGACGTATTTGTCAACCAGCGGCACAGATAAAATTGCTGATGTGGTGGTACAGGACGGTGTTGTTTATGTTGCCGGTTCAACCACACAAACATTGGCGGGTGAAACTGCTCGTGGTGCCACCGATGGCTTTGTAGCGCGTGTTGATGGCAGTAGCGGTGCACTGGGTGATGTGCAGCAGTTTGGTGAAAGCCTGTCGCGCTCTAATGTTACTGGTATTGCCTTTACCAATAAAGGCAATTCGGTTCTTGAAACACTGGGGCTACCAACGGGCGCTATCAATGCTGATCAGACACTGGATATTGAAAGCCAGACCTCAGCCCGTGAAGGTGATTTCTTTTATATTTCCATTGATGGTGGCACCAAGAAAAAGATTACCCTTGAAGACGGCGATACCTTTGATGACATAGCAAGAAAGCTGAAAATTACCGGCATTGGCAAAATAAAAGTTGAAGTCACGTCAACCTCTGAAGGCGACAAGCTGAAAATTAGCACGGTTGATAATGGTGTTGCTATTGATCTGCTGCCCGGCACCGGAGGCAGAGACCTGCTTGAGCGGTTGGGGCTGGAAGCAGGGAAGTTGCTGCCGAAAAATGAAGTTTTCGATTTAAACAGTGATGACGATGATGAAGCTGATAGTTTAGGCGGTGTCTACGGCCTTAAACTTGACGGTGAACTGCATATTAAAGACAAAACTACGGCTAAGTATGTGCTGGGCTTGCTGGATGATGCGATCTCTACAATTCAGCGTGCTTTTCGGTCATTGGAATATAATCCATTTCGTGATTTGTCTAATAACTCCTCAAAGCAGGGTACAGTGCCTCAGTATCTACAAAACCAGATTGCCAATTTCCAATCGGGCTTGGCAAGGCTACAGTCGGGTAGCTCTTCCAGCGTTAACTTTTTCGTATAA